From one Flavobacterium kingsejongi genomic stretch:
- the sucD gene encoding succinate--CoA ligase subunit alpha, producing MSVLVNKDSKIIVQGFTGSEGTFHASQMIEYGTNVVGGVTPGKGGTTHLERPVFNTVKDAVDQAGADTTIIFVPPAFAADAIMEAADAGIKVIITITEGIPVADMIKAYDYIQGKECRLIGPNCPGVITPGEAKVGIMPGFVFKKGTVGIVSKSGTLTYEAADQVVKQGLGITTAIGIGGDPIIGTTTKEAVELLMNDPETECIVMIGEIGGQLEADAAQWIKADGNRKPVVGFIAGETAPKGRTMGHAGAIVGGADDTAEAKKRIMRENGIHVVDSPAEIGKKVKEVLG from the coding sequence ATGAGTGTTTTAGTTAACAAAGATTCTAAAATAATTGTTCAGGGATTTACAGGAAGTGAAGGTACTTTTCATGCTTCCCAAATGATTGAATACGGAACAAACGTTGTAGGTGGTGTGACTCCAGGAAAAGGGGGAACAACGCATTTAGAGCGTCCAGTTTTTAATACTGTTAAAGATGCAGTAGATCAGGCCGGTGCAGATACTACCATTATTTTTGTTCCACCAGCTTTTGCTGCGGATGCTATTATGGAAGCTGCAGATGCAGGTATCAAAGTAATTATTACAATTACAGAAGGTATTCCTGTTGCTGATATGATTAAAGCTTATGATTATATTCAAGGAAAAGAGTGCCGTTTAATCGGTCCTAACTGTCCTGGTGTTATTACTCCTGGAGAAGCTAAAGTTGGTATCATGCCAGGTTTCGTTTTCAAAAAAGGAACTGTAGGGATTGTTTCTAAATCAGGAACATTAACTTATGAAGCAGCAGATCAGGTTGTAAAACAAGGATTAGGAATTACTACAGCTATCGGAATTGGTGGTGACCCGATTATCGGGACTACTACAAAAGAAGCAGTAGAATTGCTGATGAATGATCCTGAAACAGAATGTATCGTTATGATTGGTGAAATCGGTGGTCAATTGGAAGCAGATGCTGCACAATGGATTAAAGCGGATGGAAACAGAAAACCGGTTGTTGGCTTTATTGCAGGTGAAACTGCACCAAAAGGAAGAACAATGGGGCATGCTGGTGCGATTGTAGGTGGTGCAGACGATACTGCTGAAGCTAAAAAACGCATCATGAGAGAAAATGGTATCCACGTAGTAGATTCTCCAGCTGAAATTGGTAAAAAAGTAAAAGAAGTTTTAGGATAA
- a CDS encoding DNA-deoxyinosine glycosylase, whose amino-acid sequence MKKAFAPIVNPDSKILILGTMPGEKSLELQEYYGNRGNSFWKLLFTLFDQEVTYDYTIKKALLKTHHIALWDVLEFCERTGSLDSNIKNEIANDFNTFYKQYPQIEHVFFSSKNAAKYYDEYVGRHTGIQYTTLPSPSGANASKSFLQKLEEWKAIYEALQVKKY is encoded by the coding sequence ATGAAAAAAGCCTTTGCCCCAATCGTGAATCCCGATTCCAAAATTTTAATCCTCGGCACAATGCCGGGCGAAAAATCATTAGAACTACAGGAATATTATGGCAACCGGGGAAATAGTTTCTGGAAGCTGCTTTTTACCCTTTTTGACCAGGAGGTTACTTATGATTATACCATCAAAAAAGCCCTCCTGAAAACGCACCATATAGCCCTTTGGGACGTACTCGAATTCTGTGAACGTACCGGAAGCCTTGACAGCAATATCAAAAATGAAATCGCCAATGATTTCAATACATTTTATAAACAGTATCCTCAAATTGAGCATGTTTTCTTTTCCAGTAAAAATGCAGCAAAATACTATGATGAGTATGTAGGCAGGCATACAGGTATTCAGTATACCACATTGCCATCACCCAGCGGTGCCAATGCCTCCAAAAGTTTTTTACAAAAGCTGGAGGAATGGAAAGCCATTTATGAAGCTTTGCAAGTAAAAAAATACTAA
- a CDS encoding pirin family protein: protein MSNIDLIIEERPRDIGDFLVGRLLPFRKKRTVGPFIFIDHMGPATIAASHYMDVDQHPHVGLATLTFLLDGEIMHKDSIGTVQKIAPGSVNWMIAGNGVTHTERTPETLRNGLDHTIHGYQIWVALPKDKEDIAPEFHHFDRNDLPSWNDGTTEFTLVAGKGYGKESPVPVHSELFMVEIKNTEEYVLHTEGQLFGEIGICVVEGAIQACEHHVEKGNMLVSKLEDACSLTMAPNTHLILFGGQPLPEERFIYWNFVSSSKDKLEAAKERWRKKEFPKVPGDTTYVTMPEEMKR from the coding sequence ATGTCAAATATTGATTTGATTATTGAAGAACGCCCACGGGATATCGGAGATTTTCTGGTTGGACGGCTGTTGCCTTTTCGTAAAAAGAGAACAGTAGGGCCTTTTATTTTTATTGATCACATGGGGCCGGCTACAATTGCAGCATCACACTATATGGATGTAGACCAGCATCCGCATGTGGGATTGGCTACTTTGACATTTTTGCTGGACGGCGAAATCATGCATAAAGACAGTATTGGAACCGTTCAGAAAATAGCTCCGGGTTCTGTAAACTGGATGATTGCCGGTAATGGGGTAACCCATACGGAACGTACTCCCGAAACACTTCGCAATGGATTGGATCATACCATCCACGGCTACCAGATTTGGGTGGCCCTGCCAAAAGATAAAGAAGATATTGCTCCTGAGTTCCATCATTTTGATCGAAATGACTTACCCAGCTGGAACGATGGTACTACCGAATTTACACTGGTTGCCGGAAAAGGATATGGTAAAGAATCTCCGGTTCCTGTGCATTCGGAATTATTTATGGTAGAAATAAAGAATACCGAAGAATATGTACTGCATACCGAGGGCCAGCTTTTTGGTGAAATCGGGATTTGTGTGGTGGAAGGAGCCATTCAGGCTTGTGAACACCATGTAGAAAAAGGAAATATGCTGGTGTCAAAATTAGAAGATGCCTGTAGCCTGACCATGGCGCCCAATACCCACCTGATCCTTTTTGGCGGACAACCATTACCAGAAGAGCGTTTTATTTATTGGAATTTCGTTTCTTCCAGTAAAGATAAACTGGAAGCAGCCAAAGAGCGCTGGCGTAAAAAAGAATTCCCTAAAGTTCCGGGTGATACTACCTATGTTACGATGCCGGAAGAGATGAAACGATAA
- a CDS encoding HAD family hydrolase has product MIQQLSNYQHISFDLWLTLIRSNPQFKIERNRLFRDFFKIEKSIEEVSTVIRKYDVLTNYINERVGKNFDTLEIYFLILAALDVDLNAIEMKEFDEFYALTESLLLTHKPLLLDEKFPQKLEALHNQGKSMNILSNTAFIKGSSLRKILQHYDMEAYFSFQIYSDEAGFSKPNNRIYQLAYDEIVKIKAMEKKDIIHVGDNRISDFDGAKKFGFNAYLMV; this is encoded by the coding sequence ATGATACAGCAATTATCGAATTACCAGCATATTTCATTTGATTTATGGCTTACCCTCATCCGGTCGAATCCTCAATTTAAAATAGAGCGCAACCGGCTTTTTCGGGATTTTTTTAAAATTGAAAAATCTATCGAGGAAGTAAGCACTGTAATTCGTAAATATGATGTGTTGACGAATTATATCAATGAAAGGGTAGGAAAAAATTTTGATACACTTGAAATCTATTTCCTTATCCTTGCTGCTCTCGATGTCGATTTGAATGCAATAGAAATGAAAGAATTCGATGAGTTTTATGCTTTGACGGAGTCACTTCTTTTAACGCACAAACCGCTATTGCTGGATGAGAAATTCCCACAAAAGCTGGAAGCGCTTCACAACCAGGGAAAATCCATGAATATATTGAGCAATACTGCTTTTATAAAAGGAAGTTCCCTGCGTAAAATCCTGCAGCATTACGATATGGAAGCCTATTTTTCATTTCAGATTTATTCCGATGAAGCTGGTTTTTCCAAACCGAACAACAGGATTTATCAGTTGGCCTATGATGAGATTGTAAAAATCAAAGCAATGGAGAAAAAAGATATCATCCATGTAGGAGATAACAGGATTTCAGATTTTGATGGTGCAAAAAAGTTTGGATTTAATGCTTATTTAATGGTTTAA
- a CDS encoding phosphoribosyltransferase family protein: MITNYSLHRITDQEYSPFSESDYSKFKFGDDAIAKTFADALFEGFISEHADLILQHEEIVILPSPYLAIPTASNRLSFYFKTRMNQFLFENEKMALKESKIYRNQTYVTDYGALDYTERVKLISNDTYYIDKNIVEGKLCIFMDDIKITGSHEFIIKKILDEYKVQGHFVFVYFAELLNKDIHPNIENHYNYFHVKTVEHIIGLINQKTFDYNTRIVKYILRLEVPDLILLLQSIPQSRIDTLFHLAVSNNYHTITEYKENLKSIHKKNSRLWLSIYKKDNVKHLTLPSL, translated from the coding sequence ATGATTACAAATTACAGTCTACACCGTATTACGGATCAGGAGTATTCTCCATTTTCGGAATCAGATTACAGCAAGTTTAAATTTGGTGATGATGCCATTGCTAAAACATTTGCCGATGCCTTATTTGAAGGATTCATCAGTGAACATGCCGACCTTATTTTGCAGCATGAGGAAATTGTCATATTGCCAAGTCCGTATCTCGCCATTCCAACAGCTTCCAATCGTCTCAGTTTTTATTTCAAAACACGAATGAACCAGTTTCTGTTTGAAAATGAAAAGATGGCGTTAAAGGAATCAAAGATCTACCGAAATCAAACGTATGTGACGGATTATGGCGCATTGGATTATACCGAAAGGGTAAAGCTGATTTCCAATGATACCTATTATATTGATAAAAATATTGTCGAAGGCAAGCTTTGTATTTTTATGGACGATATCAAAATAACGGGAAGCCATGAATTTATCATCAAAAAAATACTGGATGAATATAAGGTCCAGGGCCATTTTGTATTCGTGTATTTTGCAGAATTATTAAATAAAGACATACACCCTAATATTGAAAACCATTATAATTACTTCCATGTGAAGACAGTGGAGCATATTATAGGGCTCATCAACCAAAAAACATTTGATTATAATACCCGTATTGTGAAGTACATTTTACGGCTGGAAGTTCCGGATCTCATTCTTTTATTGCAATCCATACCGCAATCGAGAATCGATACCCTTTTTCATCTGGCAGTGAGTAATAACTACCATACGATTACAGAATACAAAGAAAATTTAAAATCAATACATAAAAAAAACAGCAGATTATGGCTATCAATTTACAAAAAGGACAACGTGAAACACTTAACGCTCCCAAGTTTATAA
- a CDS encoding TerD family protein produces MAINLQKGQRETLNAPKFIIGLGWDTNSSSTGASFDLDASVFIMGENKKILSDEHFIFYNNLKSPDEAVEHKGDNLTGDGDGDDEQIIVDLSKIDPRTSEICVVVTIHDADARKQNFGQVRNSFVHILDASNNTELVKYELEEDFSIETAVEFGRIYKRNNEWKFEAVGVGMKGGLQDYLNKYN; encoded by the coding sequence ATGGCTATCAATTTACAAAAAGGACAACGTGAAACACTTAACGCTCCCAAGTTTATAATTGGATTGGGATGGGACACTAACAGCTCCAGCACAGGGGCATCTTTTGATTTGGATGCGTCAGTATTTATTATGGGAGAGAATAAAAAAATTCTTTCTGATGAGCATTTTATCTTTTACAATAATTTAAAATCGCCGGATGAAGCGGTAGAACATAAAGGAGATAACCTTACGGGTGATGGCGATGGCGATGACGAACAGATTATTGTCGATTTGTCTAAGATTGATCCGAGGACTTCTGAAATTTGCGTGGTAGTAACCATACACGATGCAGATGCCAGAAAACAAAATTTTGGTCAGGTGCGAAACTCATTTGTCCACATTCTGGATGCTTCCAATAATACAGAATTGGTGAAATATGAACTGGAAGAGGATTTTTCAATAGAAACAGCGGTAGAGTTCGGAAGGATCTACAAGCGCAATAATGAGTGGAAATTTGAAGCTGTTGGCGTAGGAATGAAAGGCGGACTTCAGGATTATTTAAATAAATATAACTAA
- a CDS encoding TerD family protein has translation MAINLEKGQRINLEKSNGTKLQNICVGVNWGAIEKKGIFGGITKVPVDLDASCAVYDASKNNIDTVSFRKLRSNDQAIKHSGDDLTGDMSGDDGLDNEVITLDFTKLSPSANYVAFFINSFRGQDFKDIPFASIRIYEGLPTRVTEVFAKYDIAHDKSFEGAVSMVLGVFYKRNEEWKFSAIGTPTRDRKLEETVITIQQNHL, from the coding sequence ATGGCAATCAATTTAGAAAAAGGGCAACGGATCAACTTAGAAAAAAGTAACGGTACAAAACTTCAGAATATCTGCGTAGGCGTAAACTGGGGGGCAATTGAAAAGAAAGGTATCTTTGGTGGTATCACTAAAGTGCCAGTAGATCTTGATGCCAGTTGTGCGGTATATGATGCGTCGAAAAATAATATTGATACGGTAAGTTTCAGGAAATTGCGTTCCAATGACCAGGCGATCAAACACAGTGGGGATGATTTAACCGGGGATATGAGTGGTGATGACGGACTTGACAATGAAGTGATAACTCTTGATTTTACAAAATTATCGCCTTCGGCAAATTATGTCGCTTTTTTCATCAATAGTTTCCGCGGCCAGGATTTTAAAGATATTCCTTTTGCCTCCATCCGCATTTATGAAGGCCTGCCAACGCGTGTAACAGAAGTTTTCGCAAAATACGATATTGCACATGACAAATCATTTGAAGGGGCAGTATCCATGGTCTTAGGGGTATTTTATAAAAGAAATGAAGAATGGAAATTCAGTGCCATCGGTACACCAACGAGAGACCGTAAATTAGAGGAAACCGTAATCACAATTCAGCAAAATCACCTGTAA
- a CDS encoding toxic anion resistance protein, with product MENNQIIVQENNSLIDKEGNVNLQNATDADISNYKSLSGQLNENDVNSILNFGAEIQNSISKQSDTFLSSVRTYNSGEVGTLINDLLTELNYVDVDQLNQSPFKRFISKVPLLGKLVVDVQKLFQQYDKITVNVDKISNKVKAGMINSVRDNSSLQTMFDGNVNLIKEMEKHIIAGQIRFKELNEELAVMEGNSSQYQDYQISDKKNYINRLDKRLADMKIVRFIMLQSLAQIRVVQNNNTSIAEKAQSILTTTMPVWKNQLTLAVALQRQKQNIEVQRRVSETTNTILQKNAEMLKQNSIEVAKENENTIVSLETLKMTTKSLIDTLTEVKQIHEQGAETRRQLDAGLQSLEAELKKGVIN from the coding sequence ATGGAAAACAATCAAATAATTGTACAGGAAAATAACAGCCTGATTGACAAAGAAGGTAATGTTAATTTGCAAAATGCTACAGACGCCGATATTTCAAATTACAAATCCTTATCAGGCCAACTGAATGAAAATGACGTCAACTCCATATTAAATTTTGGAGCCGAAATCCAAAATTCCATTTCCAAACAGAGTGATACTTTTTTATCCTCAGTAAGGACATATAATTCCGGTGAAGTAGGGACACTGATCAATGATCTTTTGACCGAACTGAATTATGTGGATGTGGATCAGTTGAATCAAAGCCCATTCAAGCGTTTTATTTCCAAAGTGCCCCTTTTGGGCAAATTGGTGGTGGATGTGCAGAAACTTTTCCAACAGTATGATAAGATTACCGTAAATGTTGATAAAATAAGCAACAAGGTAAAAGCCGGAATGATCAATTCCGTAAGGGATAATTCTTCGTTGCAAACCATGTTTGATGGCAATGTCAACCTGATAAAGGAAATGGAAAAGCATATTATTGCCGGACAAATCCGTTTCAAAGAGCTGAATGAAGAACTGGCAGTGATGGAAGGAAATAGTAGCCAATATCAGGATTATCAGATTTCAGATAAGAAAAACTACATTAACAGGCTTGATAAGCGCCTGGCAGATATGAAGATCGTTCGTTTTATCATGCTACAATCTCTGGCGCAGATACGGGTTGTACAAAATAATAATACTTCTATTGCAGAAAAAGCACAGTCGATTTTAACAACAACGATGCCGGTATGGAAAAACCAGCTTACTTTGGCGGTAGCTTTACAACGTCAGAAACAAAATATTGAAGTACAGCGCCGTGTTTCGGAAACGACCAACACGATCTTACAGAAAAATGCTGAAATGCTGAAACAAAACAGTATTGAAGTAGCGAAGGAAAATGAGAATACTATTGTTTCGCTTGAGACTTTGAAAATGACAACCAAATCGCTTATTGATACGCTTACAGAAGTAAAACAAATCCATGAGCAGGGTGCTGAAACCAGAAGGCAACTGGATGCTGGTTTACAAAGCCTGGAAGCAGAATTAAAAAAAGGAGTTATAAATTAA
- a CDS encoding TerD family protein, producing the protein MAINLEKGQRQQISAPKFTVGLGWDNNSSATGEAFDLDASVFIIGANGKILSDNHFVYYNNLKSPDESVIHTGDNLTGDGDGDDEKILIDLSKISADVVEISFVVTIHQAEARRQNFGQIRNSFMRIIDTNNTELVKYELDEDFSIETAVEFGRIYKRNNEWKFEAVGSGMKGGLQDFLSKYN; encoded by the coding sequence ATGGCAATTAATTTAGAAAAGGGGCAACGTCAGCAAATTAGCGCTCCAAAATTTACAGTAGGCTTGGGGTGGGATAATAATTCCAGTGCAACCGGTGAAGCATTTGATCTGGATGCTTCTGTTTTTATTATTGGTGCCAATGGTAAAATTCTAAGCGATAATCACTTTGTATACTACAATAACCTAAAGTCACCGGACGAATCTGTAATCCATACGGGAGATAACCTTACCGGTGATGGCGATGGTGACGATGAAAAAATATTGATAGACCTTTCCAAAATTTCAGCAGATGTAGTGGAAATCTCTTTTGTTGTTACGATTCACCAGGCAGAAGCCAGAAGACAGAACTTTGGACAGATTAGAAATTCCTTTATGAGGATAATCGATACTAACAATACGGAATTGGTGAAATACGAGTTGGACGAGGATTTTTCAATTGAAACTGCTGTAGAATTCGGAAGGATCTATAAGCGTAATAATGAATGGAAATTCGAAGCAGTAGGTTCCGGAATGAAGGGCGGATTGCAGGATTTCCTGAGCAAATACAATTAA
- a CDS encoding TerD family protein yields MAINLTKGQKIDLTKENGDKLTNFCIGVNWGAIETKAFFGLSKNVQKIDLDLSCVLVDGNNTICDHLYSLLYRVEVLQQFGLPKGKLLTSDGAMKHTGDDLEGDTGGDDGIDNEIITVDLSRVNPNVSQIFFFLNNAGKEDFSQIPYAKIRMYEGTPTRVNAVFASYNVAAEPQYRGKQSIIMAKLYKRNGEWKFSAVGDPTEDTFLGQTIQRIVKSYL; encoded by the coding sequence ATGGCAATTAATTTAACCAAAGGTCAGAAAATTGACCTGACTAAGGAGAATGGGGATAAACTGACTAATTTTTGCATCGGGGTGAACTGGGGGGCTATAGAAACAAAAGCCTTTTTTGGACTCTCTAAAAATGTTCAAAAAATCGATTTGGACCTAAGTTGTGTTTTGGTCGATGGTAACAATACCATTTGTGATCATTTATATTCTCTATTATACCGTGTGGAAGTTTTACAGCAATTTGGACTTCCAAAAGGGAAATTGCTGACATCAGATGGAGCTATGAAACATACTGGAGATGATCTGGAAGGTGATACAGGTGGTGATGATGGTATTGACAATGAAATTATTACAGTGGATTTAAGCCGGGTAAATCCAAATGTTTCCCAGATATTCTTTTTCCTGAACAATGCGGGGAAAGAAGATTTTTCACAAATTCCATATGCTAAAATCAGGATGTACGAAGGGACACCGACTCGTGTAAACGCTGTTTTTGCTTCGTATAACGTGGCTGCAGAACCGCAATACAGAGGAAAACAATCCATTATTATGGCAAAACTGTACAAGAGAAACGGCGAATGGAAATTTAGTGCTGTTGGCGATCCCACAGAAGATACTTTTTTAGGACAAACAATTCAGCGCATTGTAAAATCCTATCTCTAA
- a CDS encoding TerC/Alx family metal homeostasis membrane protein, with protein sequence MDNLINHPGLIGTFAVVVLVMLLLDLGVFNKNSHVVTNKEAIIWSVVWISLSMLFSGFVYHYAGMEKFSQFQSAYWIEKALSVDNLFVFILVFGFFNVPKENQHKVLFWGIIGALILRAFFIFTGVGLIKLTYLPEMVIFGYSVQINVILTLFGAFLIYAGIKSWFAEDDDDENKDFSKSPGARMVTKLFKVSKNYDKDKFFTIENGKKLATPLLVVVGVIEFTDLLFAVDSIPAIFAIAPDDPFILYTSNIFAILGLRALYFLLANFIHLFSKLKYGLAIILTFIGVKMVISPFFHIESLHSLIVVGSVLVLSVVASLLFPEKPENEIEA encoded by the coding sequence ATGGATAATTTAATTAATCACCCCGGCCTTATAGGAACATTTGCCGTTGTAGTTTTAGTCATGCTACTCTTAGACTTAGGTGTTTTTAACAAAAATAGTCATGTGGTCACCAATAAAGAGGCGATCATCTGGTCTGTGGTATGGATCAGCCTTTCCATGCTTTTCAGCGGATTCGTATATCATTATGCCGGAATGGAAAAATTTTCCCAGTTCCAGTCTGCTTATTGGATTGAAAAAGCACTATCGGTCGATAACTTATTCGTATTTATTCTCGTATTTGGCTTCTTTAATGTACCCAAAGAAAATCAGCATAAGGTATTGTTCTGGGGTATCATCGGGGCATTAATATTAAGGGCTTTCTTCATCTTTACCGGTGTAGGGCTTATTAAGCTGACGTACCTTCCGGAGATGGTTATTTTTGGTTATAGCGTTCAAATCAATGTCATACTGACTTTATTTGGAGCATTCCTGATTTATGCCGGCATAAAATCCTGGTTTGCAGAAGATGATGATGATGAAAATAAAGATTTTAGTAAAAGCCCGGGAGCCCGAATGGTAACCAAACTTTTCAAAGTGAGTAAAAACTATGATAAAGACAAATTCTTCACGATAGAGAATGGAAAGAAGCTCGCTACGCCCTTATTAGTAGTTGTAGGAGTAATTGAATTTACAGATTTACTTTTTGCCGTAGATTCAATCCCTGCGATATTTGCAATCGCGCCTGATGATCCGTTTATACTCTATACTTCAAATATTTTCGCAATCTTAGGATTAAGAGCGTTGTATTTCCTTTTGGCAAACTTTATACATTTATTCAGCAAATTAAAATACGGATTAGCAATTATCCTGACCTTTATCGGTGTGAAAATGGTAATTTCTCCGTTCTTCCATATTGAATCCCTTCATTCGCTAATTGTTGTGGGAAGTGTATTGGTACTTTCAGTAGTAGCTTCTTTGCTTTTCCCAGAGAAACCGGAAAATGAGATAGAAGCATAA